A stretch of the Cryptosporangium minutisporangium genome encodes the following:
- a CDS encoding peptidylprolyl isomerase produces MADDLYATLHTNFGPIAIKLFPNHAPKTVRNFVGLAEGSIDWTHPRTGERGQRKLYDGTIFHRVIDGFMIQGGDPIGTGTGGPGYQFADEFHPDLVFNKPYLLAMANAGPGTNGSQFFITVAPTPHLNRRHTIFGEVVDAESQKVVAAIAQAPTGRGDRPVQDVVIESVTIEQRPS; encoded by the coding sequence GTGGCCGACGATCTTTACGCCACTCTGCACACGAATTTCGGGCCGATCGCGATCAAGCTGTTCCCGAACCACGCGCCGAAGACCGTGCGCAACTTCGTGGGCCTGGCTGAAGGCAGCATCGACTGGACCCACCCGCGCACCGGCGAGCGTGGCCAGCGGAAGCTCTACGACGGCACGATCTTCCACCGGGTCATCGACGGATTCATGATCCAGGGCGGCGACCCGATCGGCACCGGCACCGGTGGTCCCGGTTACCAGTTCGCCGACGAGTTCCACCCCGACCTTGTGTTCAACAAGCCCTACCTGCTGGCGATGGCGAACGCCGGGCCGGGCACGAACGGCTCCCAGTTCTTCATCACGGTCGCGCCGACGCCGCACCTCAACCGGCGCCACACGATCTTCGGTGAGGTCGTCGACGCCGAGAGCCAGAAGGTCGTCGCCGCGATCGCGCAGGCGCCGACCGGCCGCGGCGACCGTCCGGTGCAGGACGTCGTGATCGAGAGCGTCACGATCGAGCAGCGTCCCTCCTGA